A genome region from Frankineae bacterium MT45 includes the following:
- a CDS encoding tellurium resistance protein TerD — protein MATMMRGANVSLTREIPSLSGVVLGISWDAGSEAALADNLVVAALLCDANQRVLSAEHFVFFNQLASPELSVSQLEQALGGDDEQIEVALNDVPAEVSRIVVILYVNEGSPQRRTLGQLRHCTIRVLNRDGNAELVRSEDLAATLGGELAASLGELYRRGDEWKFKVLGQGYSKGIAGLAADYGLTL, from the coding sequence ATGGCGACGATGATGCGTGGGGCCAATGTGTCCCTCACCCGCGAGATCCCCAGTCTCAGCGGTGTAGTACTCGGCATCAGCTGGGACGCGGGCTCCGAGGCCGCGCTGGCCGACAACCTGGTGGTGGCGGCGCTGCTCTGCGACGCCAACCAGCGGGTGCTCTCGGCCGAACACTTCGTCTTCTTCAATCAGCTCGCCTCGCCGGAGCTCTCGGTGAGCCAGCTCGAGCAGGCCCTGGGTGGGGATGACGAGCAGATCGAGGTCGCGCTCAACGACGTCCCGGCCGAGGTGAGCCGGATCGTGGTCATCCTCTACGTCAACGAGGGCTCCCCGCAGCGGCGCACGCTCGGGCAGTTGCGCCACTGCACCATCCGGGTACTGAACCGGGACGGGAACGCCGAACTGGTCCGCTCAGAGGATCTGGCGGCAACCCTGGGTGGCGAGCTGGCGGCGTCGCTCGGGGAGCTGTATCGGCGGGGCGACGAGTGGAAGTTCAAGGTCCTCGGGCAGGGTTATTCGAAGGGCATCGCCGGTCTGGCCGCCGACTACGGGTTGACGCTGTGA
- a CDS encoding Citrate lyase beta subunit: MRHFHFLSKSERSRLFYREPEDFSADGDGELLAIALGATLYTPGTRRTLAEDLAKRNAEGLVSSVICLEDSVPDAEVASAELNVVEQIREYAGRGGGGPVNGPLIFVRVRSADQIATVVAGLGEHVDVLTGFVLPKFTPQNGAAFLDAVEKASADIGRQLLAMPVIESPEVIFAESRTATLLAVRELLNAHRSCVLAVRIGATDLSSVFGLRRARGLTVYDVRIIADVIADVVNVLGRIDPAGAAGDEAFRGFVVTGPVWEYFAAAERIFKPQLRESPFIEREERALRTQLIAKDLDGLIREVALDKANGLTGKTIIHPTHIAAVHALSVVTHEEYVDALDIAGTAAQGGAVASPYNNKMNESKPHAAWARRIMLRSRVFGVANPEVSFVDLLGAGLHL, encoded by the coding sequence ATGCGTCACTTCCACTTCCTCAGCAAGTCCGAGCGGTCGCGTCTCTTCTACCGCGAACCAGAGGACTTCTCAGCCGACGGAGACGGTGAACTTCTAGCCATCGCTCTGGGTGCGACGCTCTACACGCCGGGTACCCGGCGCACGCTCGCCGAAGACCTCGCCAAGCGCAACGCCGAAGGGCTGGTCAGCAGCGTGATCTGCCTGGAGGACTCGGTGCCCGACGCCGAGGTGGCCAGCGCCGAGCTGAACGTCGTCGAACAGATCCGTGAGTACGCGGGCCGGGGCGGGGGCGGCCCGGTGAACGGGCCGCTCATCTTCGTCCGGGTGCGTTCGGCCGATCAGATCGCCACCGTCGTCGCCGGGTTGGGTGAGCATGTCGACGTCCTCACCGGGTTCGTGCTGCCGAAGTTCACGCCCCAGAACGGTGCTGCCTTCCTCGACGCGGTGGAGAAAGCGAGCGCCGACATCGGCCGTCAGTTGCTGGCGATGCCCGTCATCGAGTCGCCCGAAGTCATCTTCGCCGAATCCCGGACCGCGACCCTGCTGGCCGTCCGTGAACTGCTGAATGCGCATCGATCCTGCGTACTGGCCGTCCGCATCGGAGCCACCGATCTCTCCTCGGTCTTCGGCCTGCGCCGGGCGCGCGGGCTCACCGTCTACGACGTCCGGATCATCGCCGACGTCATCGCCGACGTGGTCAACGTGCTCGGCCGCATTGACCCGGCCGGAGCCGCCGGTGACGAGGCGTTCAGGGGCTTCGTCGTGACCGGTCCGGTGTGGGAGTACTTCGCTGCAGCCGAACGCATCTTCAAGCCGCAGCTGCGCGAGTCGCCGTTCATCGAGCGGGAGGAGCGGGCACTTCGCACCCAGTTGATCGCGAAGGATCTGGACGGGTTGATTCGCGAAGTGGCGCTGGACAAGGCAAATGGGCTCACCGGCAAGACGATCATCCACCCGACGCACATCGCCGCGGTGCACGCGCTCTCGGTGGTAACCCATGAGGAGTACGTGGATGCGCTCGACATCGCCGGGACCGCGGCCCAGGGAGGCGCGGTGGCGTCGCCCTATAACAACAAGATGAACGAGAGCAAGCCGCACGCGGCCTGGGCCCGGCGGATCATGCTGCGCTCCCGGGTCTTCGGCGTCGCCAACCCGGAGGTCTCCTTCGTCGATCTCCTCGGCGCAGGTCTGCATCTGTGA